One segment of Vicia villosa cultivar HV-30 ecotype Madison, WI unplaced genomic scaffold, Vvil1.0 ctg.000001F_1_1_4_unsc, whole genome shotgun sequence DNA contains the following:
- the LOC131621311 gene encoding polygalacturonase-like codes for MNIQLSIIVLVWLILSLASYVTSQPGVFNIRTYGIPNGDITNALKSAWKEACASRIPSKVVVPASWYKLQQIDLEGPCNAPIEVQVHGMILSPKNPYNLNGQDQWVRFKYINFLTLSGKGTFDGQGEMAWKKNNCGKNTNCIRFAMNFGFFFLNNSVIKDINSKDSKYFHANVFGCNNVTFENFNVDAPKDSPNTDGIHVGRSTKVNIINSNIATGDDCISLGDGSKHIVIRNVTCGPGHGISVGSLGKYDNEEPVLNLIVKNCTLNNTDNGVRIKTWPGTSVISIASHLHFEDIVMVNVSNPVIIDQEYCPWNQCSKKSPSKIKIRKVLFKNIRGTSATQEGVTMICSQGVPCERVVLNDVDLHFNGSKVSAKCSNVKPKIRRKAPICKYY; via the exons ATGAATATTCAATTGAGTATTATCGTATTAGTTTGGTTGATATTATCATTAGCTTCATATGTCACATCTCAACCCGGTGTTTTCAATATAAGAACGTATGGCATACCTAATGGAGACATAACCAAT GCTTTGAAGAGTGCATGGAAAGAGGCTTGTGCATCAAGAATTCCAAGTAAAGTCGTGGTTCCAGCTAGTTGGTACAAGTTGCAACAAATAGATCTTGAAGGACCATGCAATGCTCCAATTGAGGTTCAAGTTCATGGGATGATTTTATCACCAAAAAACCCTTACAACCTCAATGGACAAGATCAATGGGTTAGATTTAAATATATCAATTTCCTTACTTTATCGGGTAAAGGAACATTTGATGGCCAAGGTGAAATGGCTTGGAAGAAAAATAATTGTGGAAAAAATACCAATTGCATAAGATTTGCCATG AATTTTGGTTTCTTTTTCCTCAACAACTCAGTCATTAAAGACATAAACTCAAAAGACAGCAAATATTTTCATGCCAATGTTTTTGGATGCAATAATGTCACATTCGAAAACTTCAACGTTGATGCGCCCAAAGACAGTCCAAACACGGATGGAATTCACGTTGGAAGATCAACTAAAGTTAATATTATCAACTCAAACATTGCTACAGGCGATGATTGCATCTCTCTCGGAGATGGTAGCAAACACATTGTCATTCGAAACGTGACATGTGGACCAGGACATGGTATTAGTGTTGGAAGCTTAGGAAAATATGATAATGAAGAACCGGTTTTGAATCTCATTGTGAAAAATTGCACACTAAATAATACAGATAATGGTGTGAGGATCAAAACATGGCCTGGAACTTCAGTAATTTCTATTGCATCTCATTTGCATTTCGAAGATATTGTAATGGTTAATGTTAGCAATCCTGTTATTATTGATCAAGAGTATTGCCCTTGGAATCAGTGTTCAAAAAAG AGtccatcaaaaataaaaataaggaaagTGCTCTTCAAAAACATTAGAGGAACTTCTGCAACTCAAGAAGGAGTGACTATGATTTGTAGTCAGGGTGTCCCATGTGAACGCGTGGTACTCAATGATGTAGATCTACATTTCAATGGGTCTAAAGTATCTGCTAAGTGTTCAAATGTAAAGCCAAAAATTCGTAGAAAAGCACCTATTTGTAAATATTATTGA